A region of the Synechococcus sp. PCC 7502 genome:
GGGTCTTTAAAGAAAACATGAGGATCGTAGATGCTGTAGGTTTGAGCCTCAGGGAACCTAGCATAGTCATCTTTTACAATCTCTAGAAGCTGCATAGGGGTTTGTAATGTCTTGTAACATTTTGTTAAAATACTATTATATTCCTTCTCCGTATTTACCTGCGCCAATATGCCGATTAATGAGTCTTTGCTCGCCCAACTTTCCGATCAAGATTTATCTAGGCTGCAACAGTTCGATCGCTTTTGGCAGAATTATCGCCTTGGTAACAATAAAATTCCCAATCTGATTACCGAAAATCATCAACTCCTCTCTGGGACTGACTGTGATGTGGCGATCGCTGGAGGGACATTAGGGATTATCATTGCCTGCGCTCTGCAAAGACGGGGATGGAAAGTTGTGGTGATTGAAAAGGGAATTCTCAAAGGTAGGGTACAGGAGTGGAATATTGCCAGACGGGAACTAGAGGTATTACTGGAATTAGAATTACTGAGTGAAATAGAGTTAGAGTCAGCGATTGCTACTACTTATAATCCCGGACGAATTGGCTTTAAAGGAGGCGAAGAGATATGGGTGCGGGATGTTTTAAATCTTGGTGTTAGTCCTGTAATTTTATTAGATATTTTGAAAGAACAGTTTTTAGCGGCAGGGGGGCAGGTTTGGGAACATACAGAACTAGAGCAAGCGATCGTTCATCCCGATGGTATAGCTCTGCATTTAGTCTGCGATCGCCAACCTCGACTTTTACAAGCACGATTATTACTGGATATGATGGGACATTTTTCTCCAATTGTGGCTCAAGCCCGCCAAGGTAGCCGTCCTGATGGAATTTGTATGGTTGTGGGTAGCTGCGCCCAAGGCATTCTTCCTAAGGATTTTGGTGATCTCTTCTATTCATTTACATCTATTTCCCATAGTTGTCAGTATTTTTGGGAAGCTTTTCCCGCCCAAGATGGCAGAACCACATATCTATTTACCTATGCCGATCTTCACCCTGATCGCTTCACATTTCAGGAACTGTTTGCCGAATATTTTACCTATTTACCCCAATATCAGGATGTGGCTCTAGAGGAATTACATTTAAACCGAATTTTGTATGGATTTTTCCCTTCCTATCAGCGATCGCCCCTGCAAACTAATTGGGATAGAATTTTGCAAGTAGGAGATAGTAGTGGTAGTCAATCACCCTTGAGCTTTGGTGGATTTGGAGCTTTAATTCGCCATCTCCAACGTTTAACCGCAGGTATTTGTGACGCTCTAAAATGGAATCTACTCAGTCGCAAAGATTTACAACGATTACAGCCTTACCAGCCCAGTCTTTCCGCCACATGGCTATTTCAACAGGCAATGCGAGTACCTATGAATAAGTCTTACCATCCCCAAGCAATTAATGAACTGCTAATTCTCACCTTTCAAATTATGAAAAAGCTAGGTGATCCAGTGCTTAAGCCCTTTTTACAGGATATTGTGCAGTTTCCTGCGCTCTCCCAAACCATGCTAGGGATGATGGTTGCTGATCCAGTATTGGTATCAAAAATTGCCCTTAAGGTTGGACTACCTAGCCTCTTAAATTGGCTACAACATTTTGCTTTGTTGGGTAGTTATGATCTGTGTTATCGCCTTGCTAATTCAACTATCCCTTTATTCCAAAATCTTTTACCAGAGCATCAGTATGTCCTTACCTGCCAGATCAATGCGTGGAAATATGGATCAGGAATGGATTATCACTAATAGCTGCTATCAGCCACACAGATGCCCTGACATTTAATTCCATTGCTAGCAGTACGTTGACAATGGGGACAGAGGACTATTTCTTGCTTCACTTTGCCGAGATTCGACTCTAAATTCTGATTTGGTTTGTGATTAATTGAATGATTAACTGGATGATCAGTCGAAGAAAGTTGAGAGGTCATAGGTTAGTAATATTAACGATTCCACTTGGGGCTAATTTTTGTAATTAATGTAAATAATTCGTTACAATACCTAATATAGCATCACCATTTAGCAAACTTTTATCTAGTACTACTTATCTAAACCTGAAGTGAAAAACTATGTATCTAACCTGGCTAGACAGTAACTCTTGGTTAATTGAGATTGCCAACAAACGCATCTTACTTGATCCTTGGCTAGTTGGATCTCTGACGTTTGGTGATACGCCCTGGTTCTTTAAGGCAGATCGCCGCTCACCTTTACCTGTTTCTATTTATGAAAATATAGATTTAATTTTGTTATCCCAAGGGTTACCAGATCATGCTCATCCCCCCACTTTAAAAGTATTAAGCCGTATCATTCCCATCGTTGGTTCCCCTAGTGCGGCAAAACTAACTCAAGAGCTTGGATATACTAATGTCACAGCTTTAGCCCATGATCAGGTATTTAGCATTCCCAATTTACTGGAAATTCACGCAGTTAAGGGTTCCCCCACAGGTCCAACCACAACTGAGAACGGATATATTCTCAAAGACTTAGGAGAAGGAACTTCTCTTTATTACGAACCCCACGGTTATCACACTCCTACAATTCAGGCATTTGCCCCCGTTGATGTGGTGATTACTCCCATTTTAGACTTAAGACTACCATTGCTAGGAACTATAATTCAAGGACAACAGGGTGCTTTACAGGTGGCGAAGTGGTTAAAGCCAAGGATCATATTACCGACGGCGGGGGATGGGGATTTAATTTATTCAGGATTTTTACTAAATTTCCTGAAGGCAGAGGGTAGTGCGGATATGTTGCGATCGCAATTCCAATCTCATAATCTTGATACCCAAATCCTTGAAGTGAAAGTAGGAGAACGGCGGCAAGTATCACAAACCCGGAATGATGCAGTTGCTTCTAGGTAATTAATTATTGGAATCCCAGCCACTGGTATAACGCTTTAGTTCTTGAGTCAGGGCAAGATCGTTTGATGCAGTTCTAGCTCCAGTTTCGGCTGCCCAACGTTTAAGATGATTAATTTGCTCGTGGGCGATCGCTGCTAAAGGCACAGTTTCTTTAATTGCCAGCATAATATCTGCGGTGGTAAAGTCGCGGCGATTTTGGGCAAATCCGTGGTGCATCCCATCAATAATGACCTGTTCAATCTCAGCTCCGCTAAACTCCTGAGATGCCTGGGATAAAAGAGCTAAATCAAATTCTCGTAACCGATTGGGGCGCAGTCTCTGTAGATGCACTTTAAATATTTCCTGTCTTTCCGTAATTGTCGGTAAATTCACAAAAAAGATTTCATCAAACCTCCCTTTTCGCAATAATTCGGCGGGTAAAATCTGCACATTATTAGCTGTGGCAACGATAAATACAGGCGTAGTTTTTTCCTGCATCCAAGTAATTAAGGAGGCAAATACGCGGCGACTAGTTCCCGAATCACTATCACTGTTAAGGTGGATATTCCCAAAGGCTTTATCGATTTCATCAATCCACAGGAC
Encoded here:
- a CDS encoding MBL fold metallo-hydrolase, coding for MYLTWLDSNSWLIEIANKRILLDPWLVGSLTFGDTPWFFKADRRSPLPVSIYENIDLILLSQGLPDHAHPPTLKVLSRIIPIVGSPSAAKLTQELGYTNVTALAHDQVFSIPNLLEIHAVKGSPTGPTTTENGYILKDLGEGTSLYYEPHGYHTPTIQAFAPVDVVITPILDLRLPLLGTIIQGQQGALQVAKWLKPRIILPTAGDGDLIYSGFLLNFLKAEGSADMLRSQFQSHNLDTQILEVKVGERRQVSQTRNDAVASR